A section of the Solitalea canadensis DSM 3403 genome encodes:
- a CDS encoding ArsR/SmtB family transcription factor: MRRDVFQAIADPTRREIVNLLAEQTLNLNAIVENFKVSRPAISKHIKILAECGLVEIKQQGRERFCMVNLQKLQEVAEWTERYKSFWIDKLNRLDDLFPNEKTNKL; the protein is encoded by the coding sequence ATGCGAAGAGATGTTTTTCAGGCAATAGCTGATCCCACAAGACGAGAGATTGTTAATTTACTCGCCGAACAAACATTAAATCTTAATGCCATCGTTGAAAATTTTAAGGTGAGTCGCCCGGCGATCTCTAAGCATATCAAAATTTTAGCAGAGTGTGGTTTGGTTGAAATAAAGCAGCAGGGGAGAGAACGTTTTTGCATGGTTAATTTGCAAAAGCTCCAGGAGGTTGCCGAATGGACTGAAAGATATAAATCATTCTGGATTGATAAATTAAATCGTTTGGACGATCTTTTTCCAAATGAAAAAACTAATAAACTATAA
- a CDS encoding SRPBCC family protein, which produces MKPAPIVLEKVYDAPVSKVWEAITDKDKMKLWYFDLEEFKPEVGFEFQFYGGTEEKRYLHLCKVKEVITGKKIAYSWRYDGYEGDSLVSFELFDENSKTRLKLTHEGLETFPVAKDPNLARENFMGGWTYFVETGLKDYLEKDLYFIDTSFKIAAPESKVWDVLLKPEYAKQWGNEFSEGAYVESEYKLNDLVVWYDKTGTPGTKGIVTSVSPQKHIKIEFYDDINSRPDDKPGQYYEDYKLYPENGQTVFAFRAGALPKKDYEMIAPLWEKAAKKIKELAESN; this is translated from the coding sequence ATGAAACCAGCACCTATTGTTTTAGAAAAGGTTTATGATGCTCCTGTTTCAAAAGTATGGGAAGCGATAACCGATAAAGACAAAATGAAGCTTTGGTATTTTGATTTGGAGGAGTTTAAACCTGAAGTGGGATTTGAATTTCAATTTTATGGTGGGACCGAGGAGAAAAGATACCTTCATTTATGTAAAGTAAAAGAGGTGATTACCGGAAAGAAGATTGCTTATTCATGGAGGTATGATGGGTATGAAGGTGATTCGTTGGTTTCTTTTGAGTTATTCGATGAAAACAGTAAAACAAGATTAAAGCTTACTCATGAAGGTTTGGAAACGTTCCCTGTTGCCAAAGATCCAAATTTGGCCAGAGAAAATTTTATGGGAGGTTGGACTTATTTTGTGGAGACAGGTTTGAAAGATTACCTGGAGAAAGATTTATACTTTATCGATACCTCCTTCAAAATTGCTGCGCCTGAGTCAAAAGTTTGGGATGTGCTTTTGAAACCCGAGTATGCAAAACAATGGGGTAATGAATTTTCGGAAGGTGCGTATGTTGAATCTGAATATAAATTGAATGACCTGGTTGTTTGGTACGATAAAACCGGAACGCCAGGAACAAAAGGGATTGTTACATCTGTATCTCCTCAAAAACACATTAAAATTGAATTTTACGACGATATAAATAGTAGACCGGACGATAAACCCGGGCAGTATTATGAGGATTATAAACTCTATCCCGAAAATGGACAAACGGTGTTTGCATTCAGAGCAGGAGCATTACCGAAAAAAGATTATGAAATGATTGCTCCACTTTGGGAAAAAGCAGCTAAAAAGATTAAGGAGTTGGCAGAGAGTAATTAA
- a CDS encoding glutamate synthase subunit beta, with protein MTQNTKDMGKPTGFIEYPREDMQKAPVTERVQHYNEFEKPQSEQRVKTQAARCMGCGIPFCNWGCPVSNLIPEFNDFVYKGQWKNAYGTLMSTNNFPEFTGRVCPAPCEPACTASLVEKPISIKQIELSIIEKAFAEGWVKPNNVPYRTGVKIAVIGSGPAGLSAAQQLNLVGHSVTVFEKNDRLGGLLRYGIPDFKLEKWVIDRRVALMEEEGITFKTNAHVGVTISIDELKAEFDYICLCCGAEKPRGLGNIEGADKKGIYFAMEFLSQQNKENHGDQLHPEVKISAKDKHVVILGGGDTGSDCIGTSIRQGAKSVTQIQIHKALPEERYETNPWPLWPKTFATSSSQAEGCERIFSALTTAVKGGDKIEALELQNILWPEGEIKSGQRNYEISGDKYDIPCDLLLISLGFEHTIHEGLVEYLGLEKDKRGNVKIENYRTSDAQIWAAGDMVEGANLIVTAINSGRQMASTLKKFIKAQQSAI; from the coding sequence ATGACACAGAACACTAAAGACATGGGAAAACCTACAGGATTTATTGAATATCCAAGAGAAGATATGCAGAAGGCGCCGGTTACCGAGCGCGTTCAACACTATAATGAATTTGAGAAGCCACAAAGTGAACAACGAGTAAAAACTCAGGCTGCCCGCTGTATGGGATGCGGTATTCCGTTTTGTAACTGGGGATGTCCGGTTTCAAACCTGATACCAGAGTTTAACGATTTCGTGTACAAAGGTCAGTGGAAAAATGCTTACGGAACATTAATGAGCACTAATAACTTTCCTGAGTTTACAGGAAGAGTTTGTCCGGCCCCTTGTGAACCTGCTTGTACCGCATCGCTTGTTGAAAAGCCAATCAGTATTAAGCAAATTGAGCTTTCGATTATCGAAAAAGCGTTTGCTGAAGGTTGGGTTAAGCCTAACAATGTTCCTTACCGTACAGGTGTAAAAATTGCCGTTATAGGTTCTGGCCCAGCCGGATTATCAGCCGCACAGCAGTTAAATTTGGTTGGTCACTCTGTAACTGTTTTTGAAAAAAATGATCGCTTAGGCGGACTGCTACGTTACGGGATTCCTGACTTCAAACTGGAGAAATGGGTAATCGATCGTCGTGTTGCATTAATGGAAGAAGAAGGTATTACCTTCAAGACGAATGCACATGTGGGCGTAACTATTTCCATCGATGAACTTAAGGCAGAGTTTGATTATATCTGTTTATGTTGCGGCGCTGAAAAACCTCGCGGTTTAGGTAATATCGAAGGAGCCGACAAAAAAGGGATTTACTTTGCGATGGAGTTCCTTTCTCAACAGAATAAAGAAAACCACGGTGATCAACTACATCCTGAAGTTAAGATCAGCGCAAAAGATAAACACGTGGTAATATTAGGTGGAGGTGATACCGGTTCAGACTGTATCGGAACATCGATTCGTCAGGGAGCTAAAAGTGTTACGCAAATTCAAATTCACAAGGCATTGCCTGAAGAGCGTTACGAAACTAACCCTTGGCCACTTTGGCCAAAAACTTTCGCTACCTCTTCTTCTCAAGCAGAAGGTTGTGAACGAATTTTCTCTGCATTAACAACTGCTGTGAAAGGTGGTGATAAAATCGAAGCGCTAGAACTACAAAATATTCTTTGGCCGGAAGGTGAAATTAAATCGGGTCAGCGTAATTATGAGATTTCGGGTGATAAATATGATATCCCATGCGATCTACTGCTGATTTCTTTGGGTTTTGAGCATACTATTCACGAAGGTTTAGTTGAATACTTAGGCTTAGAGAAAGATAAACGCGGAAACGTAAAAATTGAAAACTACCGTACTTCAGATGCTCAGATATGGGCTGCCGGAGACATGGTTGAAGGTGCAAACCTGATTGTAACTGCAATAAACAGCGGTCGTCAGATGGCGAGTACTTTGAAAAAATTCATCAAGGCACAACAATCGGCTATATAA
- the gltB gene encoding glutamate synthase large subunit, whose product MINHGLPEKQGLYDPAHEKDACGVGCIVQKNGERSHEIVYNGLQILKNLQHRGASGEDPYAGDGAGILTQLPHAFFKKILAGADFAIPDEEEYAVGMTFLPRDEQDAAACKKIIEETVAEEKEVFLGWRLVPCLNSCLSKNLLHLEPTIFQFFVQRNEADSDAFERKLYLIRRQIEKKIIDSSIEQKKFFYITSLSSRVIVYKGMFNAWQLEDYFPDFQDEAFESSLALVHQRYSTNTFPTWSLAQPFRYVAHNGEINTLQGNVNWAKSREKNLESSLFGNDLDRLFPTIQKGNSDSASFDNYLELLIQCGRDMDHAMMLMMPQAWENDDQLHPDLRGFYEYANSILEPWDGPAAMMFTNGLQVGACLDRNGLRPVRFTETYDGYFIMASESGVLPIPEDKIKRKGNLGSGRMLLIDTTTGDIFDDKAIKKRVSEKAPYKQWIDEHRIRLKDLPAPAHVNQPNHENLRLAQRVFGYTYEELHMLMKPMADEGQEATYSMGNDTPLAVLSERPKLLYNYFKQRFAQVTNPPIDSIREDLVMSLRIEIGGANNILEDSPINCKMLEISQPVFTNDELEQLKQLKTAGFRSKVLNVCYPIYEQSLAQALEELCKKVENIVDQGYRLVILSDRCHSRQNAPIPTLLAVSAVHHYLIRTNKRGKIGIVVESGEVREVHHLALLLAFGAGGVNPYLAFESLTDMEMSGQLEKGINESKAHKNYISALKKGLLKIMAKMGISTLVSYQGGQIFEAIGINQNVIDNYFEGTFSVIGGVGIEQLEQELKTRHENAYKVEKHYFDKLSTGGEYHWRQQGEYHAYNPETVHLLQQAAWKNDPETYSKFSKLVNDRTEELSFLRGLFDIDESELPPVSIDEVEPAKDIVKRFTTGAMSIGSISREAHETLAIAMNNIGGKSNTGEGGEDEVRFKPDANGNLRRSAIKQVASGRFGVTSNYLVNADELQIKMAQGAKPGEGGQLPGYKVDNYIAKLRHTIPGVSLISPPPHHDIYSIEDLSQLIFDLKNANRWADISVKLVSSTGVGTVAAGVAKALADSITIAGYDGGTGASPATSIKHAGMPWELGLAEAQQTLVLNKLRGQVRLQVDGQLKTGRDVVIGALLGAEEFGFATSVLIATGCIMMRKCHMNTCPVGIATQDKYLRSKYHGKPEYVQNYLLFVAEEVRQIMAKLGYRKFEEMIGQVQRLKTHKAVNHYKAQGLDFSPLFVKPASADNVYRNVKKQVHAIGEAIDNELIEEVRSALDGKESITIQKKIYNVYRTFGTMLGSEITLRHGSKGLPEDHVVLNLTGTAGQSFGAFIPSGLTLNLRGDANDYVGKGLSGGKIIVSPPQKSSLEPHKNVIVGNTCLYGATSGKAFFSGMAGQRFAVRNSGAKAVVEGLGDHGCEYMTGGIVTVLGSTGKNFAAGMSGGIAYVFDQDKTFKKNCNLSMVAVEKVTDEARQQELYDLIKEHYEYTGSPKAKVILNNWARRVEDFVMVIPFEYRKIQVQLDRTKNQAAIFSQAAAVFTPQA is encoded by the coding sequence ATGATCAACCACGGATTACCAGAGAAGCAGGGATTATACGACCCGGCTCATGAGAAGGATGCTTGCGGAGTTGGATGTATTGTGCAAAAGAACGGAGAGCGTTCTCATGAAATTGTATACAACGGTTTACAGATTTTAAAAAACCTTCAGCATCGCGGAGCTTCAGGTGAAGATCCATATGCAGGTGATGGTGCTGGTATTTTAACTCAATTACCTCACGCTTTCTTTAAAAAGATTTTAGCAGGTGCCGATTTCGCTATTCCTGATGAAGAAGAGTATGCTGTAGGTATGACTTTTCTTCCTCGCGATGAGCAAGATGCCGCCGCTTGCAAAAAAATTATTGAGGAAACCGTTGCTGAAGAAAAAGAAGTTTTCTTAGGTTGGCGACTGGTTCCTTGTTTAAACTCCTGCTTATCTAAAAATCTGCTGCATTTAGAACCGACAATTTTCCAGTTTTTTGTTCAACGTAACGAAGCAGACTCTGATGCTTTTGAACGTAAGCTTTACCTGATCCGTCGTCAGATTGAGAAAAAGATCATCGACAGCTCTATAGAACAAAAGAAATTCTTTTATATAACAAGTCTTTCTTCTCGTGTTATTGTTTACAAAGGTATGTTCAATGCATGGCAGCTTGAAGATTATTTCCCCGATTTCCAAGATGAAGCTTTTGAAAGTTCATTGGCATTGGTGCACCAGCGCTATTCAACCAATACCTTCCCTACATGGAGTTTAGCTCAGCCGTTCCGCTATGTTGCGCATAATGGTGAGATTAATACACTGCAGGGAAATGTTAACTGGGCGAAATCACGTGAGAAAAATCTTGAATCAAGTTTATTCGGAAACGACCTTGATCGATTGTTCCCTACCATACAAAAAGGCAATTCAGACTCGGCATCTTTTGATAACTATTTGGAGTTATTAATTCAATGTGGTCGTGATATGGATCATGCCATGATGTTGATGATGCCTCAAGCCTGGGAAAATGATGACCAACTTCATCCTGACTTAAGAGGTTTTTATGAATATGCCAATTCCATCCTTGAACCTTGGGATGGACCGGCAGCGATGATGTTTACCAATGGTTTACAAGTAGGTGCTTGTTTAGACAGAAACGGTTTACGTCCGGTTCGTTTTACTGAAACGTATGATGGTTATTTCATCATGGCTTCAGAAAGTGGCGTATTACCAATTCCTGAAGATAAGATCAAACGCAAAGGCAATTTGGGTTCGGGCCGTATGTTATTGATCGATACGACAACAGGTGATATCTTTGATGATAAGGCGATCAAAAAACGCGTTTCTGAAAAAGCTCCGTATAAACAATGGATCGATGAGCATCGTATTCGCTTGAAAGACCTTCCTGCACCTGCACACGTAAACCAGCCTAATCATGAGAATTTACGTTTGGCGCAACGTGTATTTGGTTATACGTACGAAGAATTACACATGCTGATGAAGCCAATGGCCGATGAGGGTCAGGAAGCTACTTACTCCATGGGTAATGATACTCCGTTAGCCGTTCTCTCTGAACGTCCGAAGTTATTGTATAACTACTTTAAACAACGTTTTGCACAGGTTACCAACCCTCCTATCGATTCTATTCGCGAGGATTTGGTAATGTCACTTCGTATTGAAATTGGTGGCGCTAACAACATTCTGGAAGACAGCCCGATTAACTGTAAAATGCTTGAAATTAGTCAACCGGTATTTACCAATGACGAATTAGAGCAATTAAAACAGTTAAAAACTGCAGGCTTCCGCTCTAAAGTTTTAAATGTTTGCTACCCAATCTATGAGCAATCATTAGCGCAAGCTCTTGAGGAACTATGCAAAAAAGTAGAAAATATTGTTGACCAGGGATATCGTTTAGTTATCCTTTCCGACAGATGTCATTCACGTCAGAATGCTCCTATTCCAACTTTGTTGGCAGTTTCAGCTGTTCACCATTACCTTATCCGTACGAACAAACGCGGTAAAATAGGGATCGTTGTTGAAAGTGGTGAGGTTCGTGAGGTACATCATTTAGCGCTTCTGCTTGCATTTGGTGCAGGTGGAGTTAACCCTTACCTGGCTTTTGAATCATTGACCGACATGGAAATGAGCGGCCAGTTAGAAAAAGGTATCAACGAAAGTAAAGCCCATAAAAACTATATAAGCGCTCTCAAAAAAGGCTTATTAAAGATCATGGCTAAAATGGGTATCTCTACATTAGTGAGTTACCAGGGCGGGCAGATCTTTGAAGCTATCGGTATTAATCAAAATGTAATTGATAATTATTTTGAGGGCACCTTCTCTGTAATCGGGGGTGTGGGAATCGAACAATTAGAGCAAGAATTAAAAACCCGTCACGAAAATGCATACAAAGTTGAAAAGCACTATTTTGACAAGCTCTCTACAGGTGGAGAGTATCACTGGCGCCAACAAGGCGAATACCATGCTTACAACCCTGAAACTGTTCACTTACTGCAACAGGCTGCATGGAAAAACGACCCGGAAACCTATTCAAAGTTTTCTAAGCTTGTAAATGACCGTACCGAGGAATTAAGTTTCCTACGTGGCTTATTTGATATTGACGAAAGCGAATTACCTCCGGTTTCGATAGATGAAGTTGAGCCGGCAAAAGATATTGTAAAGCGCTTTACCACCGGAGCAATGTCTATTGGTTCTATTTCACGTGAGGCGCACGAAACATTGGCGATCGCGATGAATAATATTGGTGGAAAAAGTAATACAGGCGAAGGTGGTGAAGATGAAGTCCGCTTTAAGCCAGACGCAAACGGAAACTTGCGCCGCTCAGCTATTAAACAAGTTGCTTCTGGTCGTTTTGGGGTAACTTCAAATTACCTGGTAAATGCAGATGAGTTACAGATTAAAATGGCTCAGGGTGCAAAACCAGGCGAAGGCGGACAATTACCAGGTTATAAGGTAGATAATTATATTGCCAAACTTCGTCATACAATTCCCGGAGTATCGTTGATCTCTCCTCCTCCGCACCACGATATTTATTCAATCGAAGATTTATCACAATTGATCTTCGACCTTAAAAATGCTAATCGTTGGGCCGACATCAGTGTTAAGCTGGTTTCATCAACAGGTGTAGGTACCGTAGCTGCGGGTGTGGCAAAAGCTTTGGCTGATTCTATTACCATTGCGGGTTATGATGGTGGTACAGGAGCATCTCCGGCTACCTCTATTAAACACGCAGGTATGCCTTGGGAACTTGGTTTAGCGGAAGCACAACAGACCTTAGTGTTAAACAAACTTCGCGGACAAGTACGCTTACAAGTTGATGGACAATTAAAAACTGGTCGCGACGTGGTAATTGGTGCTTTACTTGGTGCTGAAGAATTTGGTTTCGCTACTTCAGTATTAATTGCCACAGGTTGTATTATGATGCGTAAATGTCACATGAATACATGTCCGGTTGGTATTGCAACTCAGGATAAATACTTACGCAGTAAATATCATGGCAAACCTGAATATGTTCAGAATTACTTATTGTTTGTAGCCGAAGAAGTTCGTCAGATCATGGCAAAACTCGGATACCGTAAGTTTGAAGAAATGATCGGACAGGTTCAACGCTTAAAAACTCATAAAGCCGTAAATCATTATAAAGCACAAGGATTAGACTTCAGTCCGTTGTTTGTAAAACCTGCTTCGGCAGATAACGTTTACAGAAACGTTAAAAAACAAGTCCATGCAATTGGCGAAGCTATTGACAATGAACTGATTGAAGAAGTAAGATCAGCATTAGACGGCAAAGAATCTATAACAATTCAGAAAAAGATCTATAATGTATACCGGACTTTCGGAACTATGCTGGGTAGTGAAATTACCCTTCGTCATGGTTCGAAAGGTTTACCGGAAGATCACGTTGTGCTGAATTTAACAGGAACAGCAGGACAAAGTTTCGGTGCCTTTATTCCAAGTGGATTAACGCTAAATCTTAGAGGCGACGCGAACGATTACGTTGGTAAAGGGTTGTCGGGAGGCAAAATCATTGTTAGTCCTCCTCAAAAATCATCATTAGAACCTCACAAGAATGTAATTGTTGGAAACACTTGTTTATACGGTGCTACTTCAGGTAAGGCATTCTTCTCGGGTATGGCCGGCCAGCGTTTTGCGGTTCGTAACTCAGGAGCTAAAGCTGTTGTTGAAGGTTTAGGAGACCACGGTTGTGAATACATGACCGGAGGAATTGTAACCGTGCTAGGTTCTACAGGTAAAAACTTTGCGGCAGGAATGAGCGGTGGTATCGCTTATGTTTTTGATCAGGATAAAACCTTTAAGAAAAATTGTAACCTAAGTATGGTTGCCGTTGAAAAAGTTACGGATGAAGCCCGTCAACAGGAGCTTTATGACCTGATCAAAGAGCATTACGAGTATACCGGAAGCCCTAAAGCAAAAGTTATACTGAATAACTGGGCTCGTCGTGTGGAAGACTTTGTGATGGTTATTCCATTCGAATACCGCAAAATACAGGTACAACTAGACAGGACAAAGAACCAAGCGGCAATTTTCAGTCAGGCAGCTGCAGTGTTTACACCGCAAGCATAA
- a CDS encoding carbonic anhydrase has protein sequence MKSKIIKLFLLCLLLASCTKGTLSNNDQQTDIERLISGNERFINGKSIHKNQTLLRVKEIKDTQKPFAIIVSCSDSRVSPEIVFDQGLGDLFIIRTAGNVLHDYELGSIEYAVEHLNVKTIYVMGHTNCGAVKAMLGEDNGHPVPGHIHSIIEGLKNEPEIQAAIKNKAQSKNITEDAVEANVKFAINQIRTSEPILKEKFNKKETQIFGGIYNLENGKIKQLTN, from the coding sequence ATGAAATCAAAAATCATCAAACTTTTTTTATTGTGCTTATTATTAGCCAGTTGCACCAAAGGCACACTTTCAAACAATGATCAACAGACGGATATTGAGCGTTTAATATCAGGTAATGAACGATTTATTAACGGAAAGAGCATTCATAAAAATCAGACACTTTTGAGAGTAAAAGAAATCAAAGACACACAAAAACCGTTTGCCATTATCGTTTCATGTTCCGATTCCCGTGTTTCACCTGAAATTGTTTTTGATCAGGGACTTGGAGATTTATTTATTATCAGAACTGCTGGTAATGTATTGCATGACTATGAATTAGGGAGTATTGAATATGCTGTTGAACACCTTAATGTAAAAACAATTTATGTAATGGGACATACAAACTGTGGAGCAGTTAAAGCTATGCTTGGTGAAGATAATGGACATCCAGTTCCAGGTCATATACATTCAATTATAGAAGGATTAAAGAATGAACCGGAAATACAGGCTGCTATAAAAAATAAGGCACAATCAAAAAATATTACAGAAGATGCAGTGGAGGCTAATGTAAAATTTGCTATTAATCAAATTAGGACATCAGAACCAATACTAAAGGAAAAGTTTAATAAAAAGGAAACTCAGATTTTTGGAGGCATATATAATCTTGAAAACGGTAAAATAAAACAATTAACAAACTGA
- a CDS encoding 3-hydroxybutyryl-CoA dehydrogenase — protein sequence MTNIQNVAIIGSGTMGNGIAHTFAQFGFKVALVDISQEALDRGIATITKNLDRQVAKGSITESDKQNTLTNITSFTDMKTGVANVDLVVEAATENVDLKLKIFKDLDAFTSPETILATNTSSISITKIAAVTSKADKVIGMHFMNPVPIMKLVEVIRGYATSDEVAALTMELSKKLGKTPTEVNDYPGFVANRILMPMINEAIYSLYEGVAGVEEIDTVMKLGMAHPMGPLQLADFIGLDVCLSILNVLYDGFGNPKYAPCPLLVNMVTAGYKGAKSGEGFYKYTAGSKDLVVSAKFKK from the coding sequence ATGACTAATATTCAAAACGTTGCAATAATTGGTTCCGGAACCATGGGAAATGGTATTGCGCACACTTTTGCTCAATTTGGCTTTAAAGTGGCTTTGGTTGATATCTCTCAGGAAGCACTTGACCGCGGTATTGCCACCATTACTAAAAACTTAGATCGCCAGGTTGCAAAAGGCTCAATAACCGAAAGCGATAAGCAAAATACACTAACAAACATTACCAGTTTCACAGACATGAAAACAGGTGTTGCAAATGTAGATTTAGTAGTTGAGGCTGCTACAGAAAATGTAGATCTTAAGTTGAAAATCTTTAAAGATCTTGATGCATTCACTTCACCCGAAACCATTCTTGCAACCAATACCTCTTCTATATCTATTACTAAAATAGCTGCTGTTACCAGCAAAGCTGATAAAGTTATCGGTATGCATTTTATGAATCCGGTTCCTATTATGAAATTGGTTGAAGTAATCAGAGGATATGCTACCAGTGATGAGGTTGCTGCACTAACAATGGAACTTTCTAAAAAACTCGGAAAAACACCTACAGAGGTAAACGATTATCCGGGGTTTGTAGCTAACCGCATTTTAATGCCAATGATCAATGAAGCCATTTATTCACTATATGAAGGAGTTGCAGGCGTTGAAGAAATTGATACAGTGATGAAATTAGGTATGGCACATCCAATGGGACCGTTACAACTAGCCGACTTTATTGGTTTAGATGTATGCCTATCGATCTTGAATGTGTTGTATGATGGCTTTGGCAATCCTAAATATGCTCCGTGTCCATTATTAGTTAACATGGTAACTGCCGGTTACAAGGGAGCAAAATCTGGCGAAGGATTTTATAAATATACAGCTGGAAGCAAAGACTTGGTTGTTTCTGCCAAATTCAAAAAATAA
- a CDS encoding ferritin — MISKNMENMLNEQINKELFSANLYLSICSYFQDQDLDGFANFFRIQSKEELFHASKQFDYVHDVGGKVTIKAVDAPETEFNSTIHAFEVTLAHEKKVTASINELVKQALAESDYATHNFLQWFIAEQVEEESLVNNLLSKLRMIGDNSSALYLLNAELAQRTFVEPAK, encoded by the coding sequence ATGATTAGTAAAAACATGGAAAACATGCTCAATGAGCAAATTAATAAAGAACTTTTTTCTGCCAATTTATACCTTTCTATTTGTTCTTATTTCCAGGATCAGGATCTTGATGGTTTTGCTAACTTCTTCCGTATTCAATCTAAAGAAGAATTGTTTCATGCCAGCAAGCAATTTGATTATGTGCATGATGTTGGTGGCAAAGTAACCATAAAGGCTGTTGATGCTCCAGAAACGGAGTTTAACTCTACCATTCATGCATTTGAAGTAACATTGGCGCATGAGAAAAAGGTTACTGCTAGTATTAATGAGCTGGTAAAACAAGCTTTGGCAGAAAGCGATTACGCTACTCACAACTTTTTACAATGGTTTATTGCCGAGCAAGTGGAGGAAGAATCGTTGGTAAATAATCTCTTGAGTAAACTTCGTATGATCGGTGACAATAGCTCAGCATTATATCTTTTAAATGCAGAACTAGCTCAACGTACATTTGTTGAACCTGCTAAATAA
- a CDS encoding FAD-binding oxidoreductase, with the protein MISETVIQDFKQGLRGALIAPSDPTYDTARKVYNGMIDKKPALIVKCADVSDVMSAVNFAREHNLLLAVRGGGHNGGGLGICDGGMVIDLSMIKYTRVDPVKKIAVVGGGCTWGDVDHATHAFGMATPSGIISTTGVGGLTLGGGLGHLTRKYGLSIDNLLAVDVVLADGEFVTADKDNNSELFWAIRGGGGNFGVVTSFTFKLHPVDMVYAGPILWEMEKAEKVMKWYREFITSAPDDINGFFAFLTVPPGPPFPAHLHMKKMCGVVWAYTGPLDMAENVFKPIRAFEKPALDLVGSLPQPVLQSMFDALYVPGYQWYWRADFVKELSDAAIEQHLKFGPEMPTMHSTMHLYPINGAASRIGNSDTAWSYRDSVWAEVIVGVDPDPANKDKITEWTKKYWEALHPFSAGGAYVNFLMDEGEERVKATYKENYERLVAVKNKYDPENLFRVNQNIKPSVKERKPIAL; encoded by the coding sequence ATGATTTCTGAAACTGTTATTCAGGACTTTAAGCAAGGCTTGAGAGGAGCGCTTATTGCTCCGTCAGATCCCACTTATGATACTGCCAGAAAAGTATATAACGGAATGATTGATAAGAAGCCTGCTTTGATTGTTAAATGCGCTGATGTGTCGGATGTAATGAGTGCTGTTAATTTTGCCAGGGAACATAATTTATTGTTGGCAGTTAGGGGAGGAGGTCATAATGGTGGAGGTTTAGGTATTTGTGATGGGGGGATGGTCATCGATCTGTCAATGATAAAATATACCAGGGTTGACCCTGTAAAGAAAATTGCTGTTGTTGGTGGTGGATGTACATGGGGGGATGTGGATCACGCGACTCATGCATTTGGTATGGCTACGCCAAGCGGCATTATTTCAACAACTGGAGTTGGAGGTCTTACGTTAGGAGGCGGGTTAGGTCACCTTACCCGTAAATACGGACTTTCAATTGATAATTTGTTGGCGGTAGATGTGGTTTTAGCTGATGGAGAATTTGTTACTGCTGATAAGGATAATAATAGTGAGTTATTTTGGGCCATTAGAGGTGGTGGTGGCAATTTTGGTGTGGTAACTTCATTTACCTTTAAGTTGCACCCAGTAGATATGGTTTATGCCGGTCCAATCTTATGGGAAATGGAAAAGGCGGAGAAAGTGATGAAATGGTACAGAGAGTTTATTACCTCTGCTCCGGATGATATTAATGGCTTTTTTGCTTTTCTGACGGTTCCACCGGGACCTCCATTCCCTGCGCATCTGCATATGAAGAAAATGTGTGGCGTTGTGTGGGCCTATACAGGTCCGTTAGATATGGCCGAGAATGTTTTTAAACCTATTAGAGCATTTGAAAAACCCGCATTAGATTTAGTAGGTTCGCTTCCGCAACCTGTTTTACAAAGTATGTTTGATGCTTTATATGTGCCTGGTTACCAATGGTACTGGCGGGCAGATTTCGTTAAAGAATTAAGTGATGCAGCTATAGAACAGCATCTTAAATTCGGACCTGAAATGCCTACTATGCATTCGACTATGCACCTGTATCCAATTAACGGAGCTGCTAGCCGAATTGGAAATTCGGATACTGCATGGAGTTATAGAGATTCCGTTTGGGCAGAAGTTATTGTTGGTGTAGATCCCGATCCTGCAAATAAGGATAAAATAACGGAATGGACGAAAAAATATTGGGAGGCGCTGCATCCATTCTCTGCTGGTGGTGCTTATGTTAATTTTTTAATGGATGAAGGAGAAGAACGGGTAAAGGCAACTTATAAGGAAAATTATGAACGATTGGTTGCAGTTAAGAATAAATACGATCCTGAAAACCTGTTCAGGGTAAATCAAAATATAAAACCCAGTGTCAAAGAGCGAAAACCCATCGCTTTATAA